The DNA sequence CGAACTCGCCGCCCGCTGCCCGGGCAACCTCGGGCGGGTCTTCTTCTGCAATTCCGGCGCGGAGGCCAACGAGAACGCGCTGCACCTCGCGCGGAAAGCGACGGGGCGGTCAGGCGTCGCCTCCGTGACCGGTGGCTGGCACGGCCGCACGGTGGCCACGCTCGCCTGCTGCGACGGCGCCTCGTATGAAGCCGGGGCGCTCCGGGCCGGCATGGCGCTCTCCTCGCGGGTCACCTTCAACGACCTGGCCTCCCTCGACGCGGTCCTCGACGACTCGATGGCCGCGCTCCTCGTCGAGCCGGTGCAGGGCATGGCGGGGGCGCGGGATTGCAGCGTCGAGTTCCTCGGGGAGGCGCGCCGGATCTGCACCGAACGGGGCATCGCGCTTCTGTTTGATGAGGTGCAGTGCGGGGTAGGACGGAGCGGGACCTTCACCGCGGCGGAGAGCTACGGTGTGGTGCCGGACGGGCTCACCATGGCCAAGGGACTCGGCTCGGGCTACCCGCTCGGGGCCGTCGTCGCCGGACCGATGCTGGCCGATGGCGTCGGCGTTGGCGACTTGGGCAGCACCTTCGGGGGCGGTCCCCTCGCCTGCGCGGCCGGCCTGGCGACGCTGGCCGTCATCACCGACGAAGACCTGGCGGGAAATGCGGCGCGGGTCGGTGCGCACATCGAGGCGGGGGCCCGCGCGCTTGGCGCACAGAAGGTTTGGGGGCGGGGATTGCTGCGGGGCCTCGACTTCGGGCGTCCGGCCAGGGAACTCCAGCAGGCCCTCTTTGCCCGCCGGATCCTGACCGGCACCTCCTCCGATCCCCGCATCCTGCGCATCATGCCGCCGCTCACCCTCACGGTTCAGGAAGCCGACGTGCTCCTGGCCGGACTCCGCGAGGTGCTGACGTGACCAAACGCGATTTTCTCGCCGTGGAAGACTGGTCCTTTGCCGAGATCGAGTCGGTGCTGGCGCTGGCCACCCGGGTCAAGCGTGGCCAGATCCTCGGGGGACTCGAGCGCAAGGTGCTCGCGATGGTCTTCCTCGACCCGAGCCTCCGCACCCGCACCAGCTTCGAGACGGGGATGTTTCTCCATGGGGGGCACGCCGTCGTCCTCGAGCCGGGCAAGGGCAGCTGGGCACTGGAGACGGAAGAAGGCATCGTGATGGATCGGGACACCGTGGAGCACGTCACCGAGGCCGCCCGAGTCCTCGGCCGGTACGCCGACGCACTGGCGGTTCGCTCCTTTCCCCGTGGAAGTGAATGGGCCACCGCGCGCCAGGACACGATCCTGCGGCAGTTTGCCCGACACTGCGAGAAGCCGGTCATCAATCTCGAGTCGTCGCGTCGTCATCCCTGCCAGGAGCTGGCGGATGCGTTCACGCTCAGGGAAAAGCTTGGCGAGACCAGGGGAAAGAAGTTCGTGCTGACCTGGGCCTGGCATCCCAAGGCGCTCCCGACGGCGGTACCGGTAAGCGCCGCCCTGGCGGCGGCACGCATGGGCATGGACGTCACGATTGCCGCGCCCGAGGGCTGCGACCTCGACCCCGAGGATGTGCGGCGCATTCGCGAACTGGGGGCGGAGGCCGGCGGCGGCCAGCTGGCATTCGCGCACGATCAGGGCGCCGCCATCGCCGGAGCCGACGCGGTCTACGCCAAGTCCTGGGGCCCGGTATCGATGTACGGATCTGCCGACGTGCAGCGGCCCTGGTTCGACCGGTACCGCGACTGGCGGCTCACGGCGGAGCAGATGTCGACGACGCGAAACGGCAAGGGCATCGCGATGCACTGCCTGCCAGTGCGCCGCAACGTCGAAATCGATGATGCCGTGCTCGACGGCCCGCACTCAGTGGTGGTGGACGAGGCGGAGAACCGGCTGCATGTGCAGCGGGCGCTCCTTCTCACGATGATCGGGAGCACGCAGTGAGCATTGATACGTCGAAGGGAATCGCGGGCCTCAAGGGTGCCCTGCGGTACGTGCGCGCCTATCGGGACCAGGTCTTCGTGGTCAAGCTGGGGGGCGAGGTCCTCGCCGACCCGCGAGCCGTGGACGGCATCGCGGCGCAGGTGTCGCTCCTCAACAGCCTTGGCATCCAGTTGGTTGTGGTGCACGGGGGCGGACCCCAGGCCACGGCACTCAGCCGGCGCATGGGAGCCGAGCCCCGGATCGTGGCCGGCCGCCGCGTCACCGATGACGACGCGCTGGCCGTGGCGAAGATGGTGTACGCCGGGCAGCTCAACGTCGACCTCCTCGCCTCCCTCCGCGCGCACGAGGCGCAAGGCGTGGGACTGAGCGGCGTGGACGCCGATCTCATCACTGCCCACCGCCGGCCCCCGGTCAAGGTGGTGGACGACGACGGCAGGTCGCAGACCGTGGACTACGGGCATGTCGGTGATCTCGACCGCGTGGACCCCCGGGTGCTGCGCACGCTCCTCGATGCGCGGTTCGTGCCGGTGGTGGCGAGCCTGGCCGGGGACGGAGACGGAAACGTCTTCAACGTCAACGCCGATACGGTGGCGGAAGCGCTGGCCGTGGCACTGCGGGCGCAGAAGCTGATCTTCCTGACTGGCGCACCCGGCGTGCTCCGTGACCGGGAGGATCCGTCGAGCCTGATCGCGTTTGCCGATCCGGATGACCTGGCCGGTCTGCTCGCGAGCGGGGCGGTAGCCGGCGGGATGCGCCCCAAGGTGGAGGCGTGCATCCGTGCGGCCACCGGCGGTGTCGAGCGGACCCACATTATCGACGGTCGTGTGGCGGACGCGCTTCTCCTCGAGGTCTTCACCGGTGCCGGATGCGGCACCATGATCGTCGGTCGAAAGGAAAAGGCGACCTATCTCGGCGTCGACCTGGCCGACTGAAGTCGAGCTCCTCCGCGAGCTCGTCGCTATCCCCTCCGTCAGTGGTGAGGAGGCGGCGGTGGCGAGTCTGGTCGAGGAGACCGCGCGGCGCTGGGGGCTCCCCGTCCTCCGGGACGCAGCGGGCGTGTCTGTGCGCGTCTCCGGCAAGGCGCCCGGACCGACGCTTGCCCTTGTGTCGCATCTCGACGTGGTGCCGCCCGGGTCCGGCTGGACTCGCGACCCGTTCACCCCTGTCATTGAAGCGGGCCGGCTCTTCGGGCGGGGCTCGGGCGACGCAAAGGCCTCCGTCGCGGCGATGCTCTGCGCCGCGCACGATATTGCGACCGCCGGTGGTCCGGCGCGGGGCGATCTGCTGGTCCTCCTGGGGCTGGGTGAGGAGACCCGCAACACCTCGATGCCCGACCTGGTGGGTCGCGCCGGTCCGGTCGACGCCGCCATCGTGGGCGAGCCGACCGATCTCGACTTTGCCGTCGCCCAGCGCGGGCTCATGATGGTGGACCTGATAGCCCGCGGCGACCAGCGCCACGCCGGTCGGGTCAACGAAGATGGTGCGTTTACCAACGCGCTCACGGCGCTGGCGCGGGATCTCATCAAGCTCGAAACCCTCTTCACGGATCGGCCGCACCCGATCCTCGGGCATCCCACCGTCACCGCGACGATGGTCACGGCGGGTGTGAGCCGAAACGTCACGCCGCCGTCGGCCAAGGCGGTACTGGACGTCAGGAGCACGCCGGCCTGGACGCACGAGGAACTCGCCGACGGCCTCAGGGCTGCGCTCGCCAGCGAGGTGGTCGTCACCTCGGATCGACTGGTGCCCTGCGAAACCCCGCCGGGGTCGGCATTGCTGGCGGCCTGCGCATCGGTACGTCCCGCGGCCACCCGGTATGGGAGCCCGACCTGCAGCGACTGGGTCTTCCTCCGGCACCTCGACGCGGTCAAGTGCGGACCCGGCAGCAGCCGGCGGTCGCACACCGCGGACGAATGCGTAGATTTGGATCAGGTGTCTGCCGCCCGTCGATTCTACGCCGATCTCGCAGGGGAGTATTTGCAATGACCCCTCGTCGCTCATCCCCACAAACCCTCTGGTCGCCCGCCGACGATCCCGATCGTCTCATGCTCGACTACACCATCGGTGAGGACCGGCTCTGGGACATGCGCCTCCTGCCATGGGACGTGTATGGAAGCCTGGGGCACGTGGAGGGATTGCGCGCGTCAAAGCTCCTGTCGGCCAATGCCCACCGCAAACTGCGGACGGTGCTCCGCCGCGCCTTGCGCGAAGTCGAGGACGGGGTGCTGGTGATCGATCTGGTGCACGAGGACGTGCACAGTGCGGTGGAGGACTGGATCACCCGGCGGCACGGTGCGGCCGGCGAGCAGTTGCATACCGGTCGGTCGCGCAACGACCAGGTGGCCTGCGACCTCCGGCTCTACTTGAAGAACCAGCTGCTCGAGCTGCACGAGGCCGCCGAGGACGTGGCCATGGCGCTCCTCGACTTTGCCGCGCGCCATCGCGACCAGCTGTGGCCGGGATACACGCATTCCCGGAAGGCGATGCCGTCGTCGATTGGACTCTGGGCTGCCGCGTATGCCGAGGGGCTGCTCGATACCCTGGAGTCCCTGCCCGCGCTTTGGGCGCGCGTGGACCGCTCCCCGCTCGGGAGCGCCGCCGGGTACGGGGTCCCGCTGCCGCTCGACCGGGAGGCGACGGCGCGGGCGCTCGGATTCGCCGCCGTGGAGCACAACGTGGCGGCGGTGCAGCTGGGTCGAGGCAAGCTTGAGGCGGCCGTGCTCGCCTGGTGCGGAGAACTGGGCCACGACCTCGCCCGTTTCAGCTCTGACGTGATCCTGTTCAGCGCGGAGGAATACGGCTATCTCGTACTCCCGGCGCGGCTCGCCACCGGCTCCAGCATCATGCCGCACAAACGAAATCCGGATCTCTTCGAGCTGACGCGCGCCCGCGCCGCCACCGTGAACGGCGACCATGCCGCGCTCCTCCACGTGGCCTCCCGCCTGACCGGCGGGTACCATCGCGATTTTCAGTTGCTGAAGGAACCGCTCTTCCGCGGCCTGCAGCGGACGCGCGAGATGCTCGCGATGCTGACGGTGGCCATCCCGTCGCTCGGTGTCAACGCGACGCGTTGCACCGAAGCCATTGCGGGTGACGCCCTCGCCACCGACGAGGTGATGCGCAGGGTGGAGGAGGGGGTGCGGTTCCGGCGCGCGTACCGGGAGGTGGCCGCGGAGCTCAAGGCCGGCGGGCACTTCCCGCCGCCAACCCGCCGGCAGATCCTCGCCCGCCGCGGTTCCACAGGGGGCCTCGGGAATCTTGGGCTGTCGGTGGTGCGCGCCCGTGTCCGGGCACGGCGTCAATGGAGCCGACGCGAGCGGCAACGATTTGAGCAGGCGCTTCGGCGGCTGGCCGGCCGGGGCCCGGAGAGGAAATTGTGAGCACCGATCGTCGGAAGCGTCACATGAAGATCCTCGAACTGATCAGCACGCAGTCGCTGCGCACGCAGGAAGAGGTGGCGGCGGCGCTGGCGGGCGAGGGGTGGTCCGTCACCCAGTCGTCGGTGAGCCGGGATATCGCCGCACTGCGGCTCGTCAAGGTGAACGGCGTCTATCGCCGGCCCGTGGTGGTCGCCAAGCCGGTCGACGATCCCGACCTCCGGCGCATCGCCGAGGCCCTCATCGGGGTGGAGACCGCTGGGGACGCGCTGGTGGTCCTGCGGACACCGCCAGGCGAGGCGAGCCCCGTCGGCGCGGCGCTCGACCGGCTCTCCTGGGCCGGTGTGGTCGGGACGATCGCCGGGGACGATACTATCTTTGTGGCAGTGCGGGACGCCGCCGCCCAGCGAGCGGTCCTGCGCGAACTTCGTAAGGTTGCCGCACTGCCCTGAACGCCGATTGCGCTATCGACCGGAGCTCCCATGGCCAGCACGACGTTTATCGATCACAAAGGAGTCCAGATCGCGTTTCTTGACTTTGCCAATGTACAGTCCACCGAGGAGGCGCTGACGGCCATCGAGGAGGCGGCGCAGCTGGTGCAGGCACAGCCCTTTCGAAGCGTTCGTACGCTGACCTATGTGGCGGGGAGTCGGTTCAACGGTGAAGTGCTGGAAGCGATCAAGCGGCTGGCCGTGAACAACAGGCCCTACGTCATTGCCGGGGCGGTGGTGGGACTGTCAGGGCTGCAGAAAGTGGTCTATACGACCGTCATGCGGTTTTCCAAGCGAAACATCCCTGCGTTCAGTGACCTCGAGGCGGCCAAGGAGTTCCTGATCGCCCAGAGTTGACGCGTCACTCCGTGGGTCGTGTGACGCCGCCCCCGTAGCGGACCGCGGTGATCTCCGCGAGGATCGCCAGCGCCGTTTCCGCCGGCGACCGCCCCCCCAAGTCCAGCCCGATCGGCCCGAACAGCCTCCCCAACTCGGCCTCAGTCAGCCCGGCCGCGCGCAACCGCTCCCGGCGCGCCCCCTGTGTCTTCTTCGACCCGATGGCCCCGACATACATGGCCGGGGACCGGAGCGCGATCAGGAGCGCGGGATCGTCGAACTTGGGATCGTGGGTCAGTACGGCAACCGCGGTCGCGGCGTCGATGCCCGCCTGGGCGAGCGCCACGTCCGGCCACCCGAGGATCAGCTCGTCGGCGGTGGGGAACCGCTCCCGGGTGAGGAATGCCGGGCGGCCATCCGCCACGATCGTTCGGTATCCGAGGGCACGGGCCAGCGGCACCAGTTCGGCGGCCACGTGCACGCCCCCGAAAATCACCAGTCGCGGTGGGCGTGGAAACACCTCCAGGAAGACGACCGCGTCCCCGCCGGGGAGCTGCAGCGCTGCCTTTCGCGAGCGCCCGCTCCGGAGCGCCTCGGCGGCCGCGCGGGAGAGCGGGGAAGCCCCCGCCCCGGCGGTGTCGTCGACGGTGAACCGGCGGCCGAACTCGGGGCCATCCAGCACCGTGGCGACCACGACGCCACCGGCTCCCTTCGCC is a window from the Gemmatimonadales bacterium genome containing:
- a CDS encoding N-acetylornithine carbamoyltransferase, which gives rise to MTKRDFLAVEDWSFAEIESVLALATRVKRGQILGGLERKVLAMVFLDPSLRTRTSFETGMFLHGGHAVVLEPGKGSWALETEEGIVMDRDTVEHVTEAARVLGRYADALAVRSFPRGSEWATARQDTILRQFARHCEKPVINLESSRRHPCQELADAFTLREKLGETRGKKFVLTWAWHPKALPTAVPVSAALAAARMGMDVTIAAPEGCDLDPEDVRRIRELGAEAGGGQLAFAHDQGAAIAGADAVYAKSWGPVSMYGSADVQRPWFDRYRDWRLTAEQMSTTRNGKGIAMHCLPVRRNVEIDDAVLDGPHSVVVDEAENRLHVQRALLLTMIGSTQ
- the argB gene encoding acetylglutamate kinase, which produces MSIDTSKGIAGLKGALRYVRAYRDQVFVVKLGGEVLADPRAVDGIAAQVSLLNSLGIQLVVVHGGGPQATALSRRMGAEPRIVAGRRVTDDDALAVAKMVYAGQLNVDLLASLRAHEAQGVGLSGVDADLITAHRRPPVKVVDDDGRSQTVDYGHVGDLDRVDPRVLRTLLDARFVPVVASLAGDGDGNVFNVNADTVAEALAVALRAQKLIFLTGAPGVLRDREDPSSLIAFADPDDLAGLLASGAVAGGMRPKVEACIRAATGGVERTHIIDGRVADALLLEVFTGAGCGTMIVGRKEKATYLGVDLAD
- a CDS encoding aminotransferase class III-fold pyridoxal phosphate-dependent enzyme, with amino-acid sequence MLSAGEQALLPVYAQMPIRPVSGRGAWLVDEDGAEWLDAYGGHAVASTGHSHPRVVEAIATQAKRLVFYSTAVPYPLRLELAAELAARCPGNLGRVFFCNSGAEANENALHLARKATGRSGVASVTGGWHGRTVATLACCDGASYEAGALRAGMALSSRVTFNDLASLDAVLDDSMAALLVEPVQGMAGARDCSVEFLGEARRICTERGIALLFDEVQCGVGRSGTFTAAESYGVVPDGLTMAKGLGSGYPLGAVVAGPMLADGVGVGDLGSTFGGGPLACAAGLATLAVITDEDLAGNAARVGAHIEAGARALGAQKVWGRGLLRGLDFGRPARELQQALFARRILTGTSSDPRILRIMPPLTLTVQEADVLLAGLREVLT
- a CDS encoding M20/M25/M40 family metallo-hydrolase, with amino-acid sequence MASLVEETARRWGLPVLRDAAGVSVRVSGKAPGPTLALVSHLDVVPPGSGWTRDPFTPVIEAGRLFGRGSGDAKASVAAMLCAAHDIATAGGPARGDLLVLLGLGEETRNTSMPDLVGRAGPVDAAIVGEPTDLDFAVAQRGLMMVDLIARGDQRHAGRVNEDGAFTNALTALARDLIKLETLFTDRPHPILGHPTVTATMVTAGVSRNVTPPSAKAVLDVRSTPAWTHEELADGLRAALASEVVVTSDRLVPCETPPGSALLAACASVRPAATRYGSPTCSDWVFLRHLDAVKCGPGSSRRSHTADECVDLDQVSAARRFYADLAGEYLQ
- a CDS encoding arginine repressor (regulates arginine biosynthesis when complexed with arginine by binding at site that overlap the promotors of the arginine biosynthesis genes), coding for MSTDRRKRHMKILELISTQSLRTQEEVAAALAGEGWSVTQSSVSRDIAALRLVKVNGVYRRPVVVAKPVDDPDLRRIAEALIGVETAGDALVVLRTPPGEASPVGAALDRLSWAGVVGTIAGDDTIFVAVRDAAAQRAVLRELRKVAALP
- a CDS encoding XdhC/CoxI family protein yields the protein MRALLEAYAQMQAGGPVGRAVVVSVWGSAPQAEGATMLVDGRGAMAGSVSGGCVETAAAEEVRAAMERGAPKLVRYGISDARAWEVGLSCGGTLELLIEPAVPEEVLAAAKGAGGVVVATVLDGPEFGRRFTVDDTAGAGASPLSRAAAEALRSGRSRKAALQLPGGDAVVFLEVFPRPPRLVIFGGVHVAAELVPLARALGYRTIVADGRPAFLTRERFPTADELILGWPDVALAQAGIDAATAVAVLTHDPKFDDPALLIALRSPAMYVGAIGSKKTQGARRERLRAAGLTEAELGRLFGPIGLDLGGRSPAETALAILAEITAVRYGGGVTRPTE
- the argH gene encoding argininosuccinate lyase; this encodes MTPRRSSPQTLWSPADDPDRLMLDYTIGEDRLWDMRLLPWDVYGSLGHVEGLRASKLLSANAHRKLRTVLRRALREVEDGVLVIDLVHEDVHSAVEDWITRRHGAAGEQLHTGRSRNDQVACDLRLYLKNQLLELHEAAEDVAMALLDFAARHRDQLWPGYTHSRKAMPSSIGLWAAAYAEGLLDTLESLPALWARVDRSPLGSAAGYGVPLPLDREATARALGFAAVEHNVAAVQLGRGKLEAAVLAWCGELGHDLARFSSDVILFSAEEYGYLVLPARLATGSSIMPHKRNPDLFELTRARAATVNGDHAALLHVASRLTGGYHRDFQLLKEPLFRGLQRTREMLAMLTVAIPSLGVNATRCTEAIAGDALATDEVMRRVEEGVRFRRAYREVAAELKAGGHFPPPTRRQILARRGSTGGLGNLGLSVVRARVRARRQWSRRERQRFEQALRRLAGRGPERKL